A single window of Puniceicoccus vermicola DNA harbors:
- a CDS encoding heme NO-binding domain-containing protein: protein MKGIIFTEFLDMAEEKFGLGVVNRITSLPSLSTGGSYSSVGNYPHEEMLAMIDALQKEVDISQKELIRAFGHRLFQVFLDGHQSFFVGSTDPLDFLSGVETVIHADVRKIYPDAVLPDFDCFWISDNVLVMDYSSPRPMADLAQALIEVSIKHFGVDVKMERSNGPTNDAHSARFTLTRVR from the coding sequence ATGAAAGGGATCATCTTCACCGAGTTTTTAGATATGGCCGAAGAAAAGTTCGGTTTAGGAGTTGTCAACCGAATCACCTCTTTACCTTCTTTATCGACTGGGGGTTCTTACTCATCTGTTGGGAATTACCCCCATGAAGAGATGCTGGCGATGATCGATGCTCTGCAGAAAGAAGTTGATATTTCTCAAAAAGAATTAATCCGAGCGTTTGGTCATCGACTCTTTCAGGTCTTTTTAGACGGTCACCAGAGTTTTTTTGTAGGCTCTACTGATCCTCTCGATTTTCTTAGTGGAGTCGAGACCGTAATTCATGCCGATGTTCGCAAGATCTATCCCGATGCGGTGCTTCCTGATTTCGATTGTTTTTGGATTTCAGATAATGTTTTGGTTATGGATTACAGCTCTCCACGACCGATGGCGGACCTCGCTCAGGCTTTGATTGAAGTATCGATCAAGCATTTCGGAGTGGACGTAAAAATGGAACGATCCAACGGTCCTACGAATGACGCGCACTCAGCTCGCTTTACCCTGACCCGCGTTCGCTGA
- a CDS encoding PAS domain S-box protein, with product MSQNEQSEYQIGYAREKKARKEAERLLEEKSLELFKLNEELRIKSSELSSLVKTRTEELEKQRSVTMNTYADLVASERRYSDIAEVVGGYLWEMDADFRFLSVTKQVSEVFGYSSGELVGHSLFEFIPEEDVSRLQAVFKNNLSRGYSFKNVRSRTCRKDGDIVWQMFGAAPTFDQQGHFTGARGAGVEIPERGTSSNQLNLLYIALTNASEGFAVTDRNGRFTYLNPAHVEMYGYDTIDELIGQHWSMLYQPEVIQELEERIGKSLAETGLFQTETTGLRKDGSTFPEICSLRLLPDGGILCICRDDTERQRYVDRLASKNQLLSSLLDNLTTGIHFENLRVGNTVTNQHLFELFPVLSEDSKTTYETAEGFLNCVRKKILDGDSFVDIASKSIEAREPVRNQECELVDGRFVAFDYVPVVVLGEFFGHFCIFRDITESKEHQRTLELARQEAVSGAEAKSLFLANMSHEVRTPLNGIVGMSRLLMGEKLSDKQMMYLRSIQASADSLMQVISDILDYSKLEAGKMGLEPVDFSPTAMIDSVASVFLLRHVHSDQVKFYINYEPTLPPLIRGDDGRIKEILQNLLSNSFKFTKEGFVALDVRLDRFEHGEYWVDFLVEDTGIGISEEAKKKIFEPFTQADNSVSRRFGGTGLGLTICRNFVSLMGGEFSMESEVGKGSCFKVSLPFPPASAPPKKKVREQLEEILHVEVVATDARLEKSIVSMIAVNGVSVASNSNPKAAFAQIQEEKDEGPLVCVIAGSVLTKNNARLVQQLVDEIPELRFLFVGIEGEIPLEIDSEKFMRLDFPISRDVLLNAIFRTSQHYPGENYLEDPLAEGEESLLLKGKNFLLAEDNRINQMVAKSTLEQMGASVDIAANGFEAVSMHQQFTYDLILMDVHMPDMDGIEATRTIRSTGSKIPIVALTADAKPDSKELFLNAGMDDYLSKPLMVNDMIEILRSTIGVSSASSVRAPKEDSTEEIVDSEEASQTDSTHSEYLDLEALAAVIGGDFEAARSIVSDFLEKTQEEIDSVLEVIEQKDWGAAKSLFHKIAGSSFTVRAENLAHRAREAELYVQEDEIDETQVSGMVDRVTEALQETRRVFEELKWEGA from the coding sequence ATGTCTCAGAACGAACAGTCCGAATACCAGATTGGCTACGCGCGGGAAAAGAAGGCGAGGAAAGAAGCAGAGCGACTTCTCGAAGAAAAATCGTTGGAATTATTTAAGCTCAACGAAGAGCTGAGGATTAAGTCCTCGGAGTTGTCTTCCTTAGTGAAAACCCGGACGGAAGAGCTCGAGAAACAGCGCAGTGTGACCATGAATACCTACGCCGATCTCGTCGCGAGCGAGAGGAGGTATTCGGATATTGCCGAGGTGGTGGGCGGATATCTTTGGGAGATGGATGCGGATTTCCGTTTTCTCAGCGTGACCAAACAGGTGTCCGAGGTGTTCGGCTACAGTAGCGGGGAGTTGGTAGGTCATTCCTTGTTTGAATTTATTCCGGAGGAGGATGTATCCAGGCTGCAGGCTGTCTTTAAAAACAATCTTTCCCGGGGATATTCGTTCAAAAACGTTCGGTCCAGGACCTGCCGGAAGGACGGCGATATCGTCTGGCAGATGTTTGGGGCTGCACCGACCTTCGATCAGCAAGGCCACTTTACGGGCGCCCGCGGCGCCGGAGTAGAGATTCCGGAGCGAGGCACATCTTCGAATCAGCTGAATCTTCTCTACATCGCCCTCACCAATGCCAGCGAGGGATTTGCGGTCACGGACAGAAATGGCCGATTTACCTACCTCAACCCCGCTCATGTGGAAATGTATGGGTATGATACGATCGACGAGCTGATTGGACAGCACTGGTCCATGCTCTATCAGCCGGAGGTGATTCAGGAATTGGAGGAGAGGATCGGGAAATCACTCGCGGAGACCGGCCTCTTCCAGACGGAGACAACGGGCTTGCGAAAAGATGGTTCGACCTTTCCTGAAATTTGCTCACTGCGGCTTCTTCCTGATGGTGGGATACTTTGTATCTGTAGAGATGATACGGAAAGGCAGAGATATGTGGACCGATTGGCTTCAAAAAATCAGTTGCTGTCCTCGCTCCTGGATAATTTGACGACTGGCATTCACTTTGAAAATCTTCGGGTGGGCAATACGGTCACGAATCAGCACCTCTTCGAACTCTTCCCCGTCCTCTCGGAAGATAGCAAAACCACCTATGAAACGGCGGAAGGTTTTTTGAACTGCGTCCGGAAGAAGATTCTCGACGGTGACTCCTTTGTGGATATAGCCAGTAAGTCGATTGAGGCGAGAGAGCCCGTCCGGAATCAGGAGTGTGAGCTAGTCGATGGAAGGTTTGTCGCCTTTGATTATGTCCCGGTGGTAGTCTTGGGCGAATTTTTCGGGCATTTTTGTATTTTTCGCGATATCACCGAGTCGAAAGAGCACCAGAGAACGCTGGAGCTGGCCCGTCAGGAAGCCGTTTCCGGGGCGGAGGCGAAGTCTCTCTTCCTCGCCAACATGAGCCACGAGGTGCGAACGCCGCTGAATGGGATTGTCGGGATGAGTCGTCTGTTGATGGGGGAAAAGCTTTCTGACAAGCAAATGATGTATCTGCGCTCCATCCAAGCGAGCGCTGACTCCCTGATGCAGGTGATTAGTGATATTCTCGACTACTCGAAACTGGAGGCGGGAAAGATGGGCTTGGAGCCTGTCGACTTCTCGCCCACGGCGATGATCGACTCGGTCGCTTCAGTCTTTTTGTTGAGGCACGTTCACTCTGACCAGGTGAAATTTTATATCAACTACGAGCCAACTCTTCCCCCGTTGATCCGAGGAGACGACGGTCGGATCAAAGAGATTTTGCAGAATCTATTGAGCAACTCATTCAAGTTCACGAAAGAAGGTTTCGTTGCCCTGGATGTGAGATTGGATCGGTTTGAGCACGGAGAATACTGGGTCGATTTTCTGGTCGAAGACACTGGTATCGGGATCAGCGAAGAGGCCAAGAAGAAGATCTTCGAACCGTTTACGCAGGCGGATAATTCCGTGTCGCGGCGTTTTGGCGGAACGGGTCTGGGGCTCACGATTTGTCGGAATTTTGTCTCTCTCATGGGTGGAGAGTTTTCTATGGAGTCTGAAGTTGGAAAGGGAAGTTGCTTCAAGGTCAGCCTGCCGTTCCCGCCTGCTTCCGCTCCTCCGAAGAAGAAGGTGAGAGAACAGTTGGAAGAGATCCTCCATGTCGAAGTCGTCGCGACAGATGCAAGACTGGAGAAGTCCATCGTCTCCATGATTGCCGTAAATGGGGTGTCCGTCGCCTCGAACTCGAATCCCAAGGCCGCCTTTGCGCAGATTCAGGAGGAAAAAGATGAAGGGCCGTTGGTTTGCGTCATAGCGGGTAGTGTTCTCACGAAAAACAACGCACGATTGGTGCAGCAACTGGTCGACGAGATTCCGGAACTCCGCTTTCTCTTTGTCGGGATCGAAGGGGAAATTCCGTTGGAGATCGATAGTGAGAAATTTATGCGTCTGGACTTTCCGATCAGCCGTGATGTTCTGCTGAATGCAATTTTCCGGACATCTCAGCACTATCCAGGGGAGAACTACTTGGAAGATCCATTGGCGGAAGGCGAAGAGTCGCTGCTCTTGAAGGGAAAGAACTTTTTGTTGGCCGAGGATAATCGCATTAATCAGATGGTCGCTAAATCAACTTTGGAGCAAATGGGAGCTTCCGTGGATATCGCGGCTAATGGCTTTGAGGCGGTGTCGATGCATCAACAGTTCACCTACGATCTTATTTTGATGGATGTCCACATGCCGGATATGGATGGGATTGAGGCGACGCGGACGATTCGGAGCACGGGCTCGAAGATTCCGATCGTGGCCCTGACTGCTGACGCCAAGCCGGATAGCAAGGAACTCTTTCTGAACGCGGGGATGGATGACTATCTCAGCAAACCACTGATGGTGAACGATATGATCGAGATACTGAGATCGACGATCGGTGTTTCCAGTGCCTCAAGCGTTAGAGCTCCGAAGGAGGATTCGACAGAAGAGATCGTAGATTCCGAGGAAGCGTCTCAAACAGATTCGACTCATTCTGAATACTTGGACTTGGAGGCGTTGGCAGCTGTCATTGGAGGGGATTTCGAGGCGGCCCGATCGATCGTTTCCGATTTTCTAGAGAAGACTCAGGAGGAGATTGATTCCGTTCTCGAAGTGATTGAACAGAAGGACTGGGGGGCGGCGAAGTCTCTCTTCCATAAGATTGCCGGTAGTTCTTTCACGGTCAGGGCCGAGAACTTGGCCCATCGGGCCCGCGAGGCGGAGTTATACGTCCAGGAGGATGAGATCGATGAGACTCAGGTGTCTGGTATGGTCGACCGGGTGACCGAAGCCCTGCAGGAGACGCGACGGGTCTTTGAAGAGTTGAAATGGGAGGGCGCGTGA
- a CDS encoding sigma 54-interacting transcriptional regulator, with translation MSRPKRRTRLLIADDDSITRRVLSNAFESAGISSELYENGEDLIGSIHDEALVCLLDLNMPGKGGLDCLSEIKETYPMIEVIMLTSVDRAAEALQAIRNGAFDYLTKPFDPNELIHTVQLAMQASQQARENQDLRQAISMPSQILDVKGSSPKMKRVFRLLDRLGGSEDLVLLTGESGTGKTLLAKAIHQKSLRRDAPFVSVSCPSLPRELLESEMFGHEKGAFSGAINRRLGRADLADGGTLFLDEIGDIPLELQAKLLTFIQDKSYFRVGGEKLVHSDVRLVAATNRDLRESVEKGMFREDLYYRLNVLPLEIPPLRERLEDLPDLLEHFVSRFAQRQRVKPPRVDPSVLVKLRQSSWPGNIREFENVVIRALTLREREDILLPEDFDVLSGVKSETQMQDDAGVSSLAGKRLDEIEKAAIEQTLALCGNKKSAAAKMLGIAEKSIYNKVKKYGLETDEGGASS, from the coding sequence GTGAGTCGTCCGAAAAGGAGGACAAGGCTTCTCATTGCCGATGACGATTCGATCACTCGCAGAGTTTTGAGCAATGCGTTTGAGTCCGCTGGTATCTCCAGTGAGCTTTACGAAAATGGCGAGGATCTTATTGGATCAATCCACGATGAGGCACTCGTTTGCCTATTGGATTTGAATATGCCCGGTAAGGGAGGTCTCGATTGTCTTTCGGAGATCAAGGAAACCTATCCGATGATCGAAGTGATCATGCTTACCAGCGTGGATCGGGCGGCGGAGGCATTGCAGGCGATCCGTAATGGTGCTTTCGATTACCTCACTAAGCCTTTCGATCCCAACGAGCTGATACACACGGTTCAGTTGGCAATGCAGGCGAGTCAGCAGGCGCGGGAGAATCAGGATCTTCGTCAGGCGATATCGATGCCTTCACAGATTCTCGATGTGAAAGGAAGCTCCCCGAAGATGAAGCGGGTCTTTCGCCTTCTGGATCGATTGGGAGGGAGTGAGGATCTCGTCTTGCTGACCGGCGAAAGCGGAACCGGGAAGACTTTATTGGCGAAAGCGATTCACCAGAAGAGCTTAAGGAGGGATGCCCCCTTTGTGAGTGTGAGTTGTCCTTCGCTCCCGCGAGAGCTTTTGGAGTCAGAGATGTTTGGACACGAGAAAGGGGCATTCAGCGGGGCGATAAACCGGCGCCTCGGTCGTGCGGACTTGGCTGACGGGGGAACTTTGTTTCTCGATGAGATCGGGGATATCCCGCTCGAGCTACAGGCGAAACTGTTGACCTTCATTCAGGACAAATCCTATTTCCGTGTCGGAGGTGAAAAATTGGTCCACAGTGACGTTCGCCTCGTGGCTGCGACCAATCGCGATCTACGCGAATCAGTCGAGAAAGGAATGTTTCGGGAGGATTTGTATTATCGGTTGAATGTTCTGCCCCTTGAGATTCCCCCGCTCCGGGAGCGCTTAGAGGATCTTCCCGATTTGTTGGAGCACTTTGTCAGCCGATTTGCCCAGCGCCAGAGGGTGAAGCCTCCCCGGGTCGATCCTTCCGTTTTGGTCAAGCTTCGACAATCCTCGTGGCCTGGAAACATCCGCGAGTTCGAGAATGTAGTGATTCGGGCTCTGACACTACGCGAGCGGGAGGATATTTTGCTTCCGGAGGATTTTGATGTTCTGTCGGGAGTAAAGTCAGAGACTCAGATGCAGGACGACGCCGGAGTCAGCTCTTTGGCCGGTAAACGATTGGACGAGATAGAAAAGGCTGCCATCGAACAAACTCTTGCTCTTTGCGGCAACAAGAAAAGCGCGGCTGCCAAGATGCTCGGGATCGCGGAAAAGAGCATCTACAACAAGGTCAAAAAGTATGGATTAGAGACGGATGAAGGCGGGGCTTCATCTTGA
- a CDS encoding serine hydrolase domain-containing protein yields MQIQSRFRSLLVTTSLLLSAAVVHGDDTPSVALPGYQPGTGITKESVEDIMNWALKTYKTPGASIAVIKDGEILIAEGFGIRNTESGKPVNDDTLFQLASVSKTFTASAFGAAVDQDTLEWEQPASKVLPNFEMHTPYATEWVNGKDFLVHRSGFPGFFGDLFDHLGYSRADIRHRLRFVEPGYSFRDHPEYSNIGFFLAGEMVAQAGGNSFESVLEETILTPLQMKETGKAETLLEQDPDNFAAAHIWKDDAFAVVPHNLSKVFVSAGGLASNATDLANYVQMLVTDGSFEGKTVVSKKALETIFEPVITSEVGFSEFPPIDENSGFDYSPGWGVYHYNGVKVLEKGGALDGVRTLLVLVPQEKFGIAILSNMNLTALPEAVRAGLLQQMFGETGEEDLQPEIRHRADQIDEMLFGSDDTPKDVDLTAAQIKAFVGQYNNDLYGLWEIALDPKDPSKLIMHCGPAEYTPDVTFLGKNKLGVKFPIVLSAIEEVDFTIEGDQEATSFTFDGYEFRRQGNAE; encoded by the coding sequence ATGCAAATTCAGTCTCGTTTCCGCTCACTCCTCGTTACCACAAGCCTTCTTCTCTCCGCTGCAGTCGTCCACGGGGACGATACTCCATCCGTTGCTCTTCCCGGATATCAACCCGGAACAGGCATCACAAAGGAGTCCGTTGAGGATATCATGAATTGGGCACTGAAAACCTACAAGACCCCCGGTGCCTCCATCGCCGTGATTAAAGACGGTGAGATTTTAATCGCGGAAGGGTTTGGAATTCGAAACACGGAATCCGGGAAGCCAGTCAATGACGACACCCTCTTCCAACTCGCCAGTGTCTCGAAAACCTTCACCGCCTCCGCCTTTGGTGCGGCCGTCGATCAGGACACACTCGAATGGGAGCAACCCGCCAGCAAAGTTCTACCCAACTTCGAGATGCACACGCCCTATGCCACGGAGTGGGTCAATGGAAAAGACTTCCTGGTCCATCGTTCGGGATTTCCCGGCTTCTTCGGAGACCTCTTTGACCACCTTGGCTACTCCCGGGCTGACATCCGGCACCGCCTCCGCTTTGTCGAACCCGGCTACTCCTTCCGCGACCATCCGGAGTATTCCAACATCGGCTTCTTCCTCGCCGGAGAAATGGTCGCACAAGCCGGAGGTAACTCCTTCGAGTCCGTTCTCGAAGAGACAATCCTCACTCCGCTCCAGATGAAGGAAACCGGAAAGGCGGAAACCCTTCTGGAACAAGATCCCGACAACTTTGCCGCTGCCCATATTTGGAAGGACGACGCCTTCGCCGTCGTCCCCCACAACCTCAGCAAAGTCTTCGTCTCGGCGGGTGGCCTCGCCTCCAACGCCACCGATCTCGCCAACTACGTGCAAATGCTGGTCACCGATGGATCCTTTGAAGGAAAGACCGTTGTGAGCAAGAAAGCCCTGGAAACCATCTTTGAGCCAGTCATCACCTCGGAAGTCGGCTTTTCCGAGTTCCCTCCTATCGATGAGAATTCCGGATTCGACTATTCTCCCGGGTGGGGCGTCTACCACTACAATGGGGTGAAGGTTCTCGAAAAAGGTGGAGCCCTCGACGGGGTTCGCACCCTTCTGGTCCTCGTCCCCCAAGAAAAGTTCGGCATCGCCATTCTTAGCAACATGAATCTTACAGCTCTCCCAGAAGCGGTTCGTGCCGGCCTCCTCCAACAGATGTTCGGTGAAACGGGAGAAGAAGACCTTCAGCCCGAGATCCGTCACCGCGCCGACCAGATTGATGAAATGCTCTTCGGCTCCGACGATACTCCCAAGGACGTCGATCTGACCGCCGCCCAAATCAAAGCTTTTGTCGGACAGTACAACAATGATCTCTATGGTCTTTGGGAAATTGCTTTGGATCCTAAGGACCCTTCGAAACTCATCATGCATTGCGGACCTGCGGAATACACGCCGGACGTCACTTTCCTCGGAAAGAATAAACTCGGAGTCAAATTCCCCATCGTTCTTAGCGCAATCGAAGAAGTCGACTTCACCATAGAGGGCGACCAGGAAGCGACCTCTTTCACTTTCGACGGATATGAGTTTCGTCGGCAAGGCAACGCCGAGTGA